In a genomic window of Amycolatopsis japonica:
- the ruvB gene encoding Holliday junction branch migration DNA helicase RuvB, whose amino-acid sequence MDYEAVTEFETDETLSALPQTGEREVETTLRPRKLDEFVGQPRVREQLELVLESARRRGVPPDHVLLSGPPGLGKTSMAMIVAAELNAAIRITSGPALERAGDLAAMLSNLAPGDVLFIDEIHRIARPAEEMLYLAMEDFRVDVVVGKGPGATSIPLEIAPFTLVGATTRSGSLTGPLRDRFGFTGQMEFYSDAELELVARRAATILDIDIDRDGCAEIARRSRGTPRIANRLLRRVRDYAEVRADGKVTRKIARAALEVYDVDELGLDRLDRAVLTALVRSFGGGPVGVSTLAVAVGEEPTTVEEVCEPYLVRAGMLARTPRGRVATAAAWEHLGLPAPAGATRGDQGGPNLFDQD is encoded by the coding sequence ATGGACTATGAGGCCGTGACGGAGTTCGAAACCGACGAGACGCTCTCGGCGCTGCCGCAGACGGGCGAACGCGAGGTCGAGACCACGCTGCGCCCGCGCAAGCTCGACGAGTTCGTCGGCCAGCCGCGGGTGCGTGAACAGCTCGAACTCGTCCTGGAAAGCGCGCGGCGCCGCGGTGTCCCACCCGACCACGTCCTGCTCTCGGGCCCGCCGGGACTGGGCAAGACGAGTATGGCGATGATCGTCGCCGCCGAACTCAACGCCGCCATCCGCATCACCTCCGGTCCCGCGCTGGAACGCGCGGGCGATCTGGCCGCGATGCTGTCCAACCTGGCGCCCGGCGACGTCCTGTTCATCGACGAGATCCACCGGATCGCCCGCCCCGCCGAGGAGATGCTGTACCTCGCGATGGAGGACTTCCGCGTCGACGTCGTCGTCGGCAAGGGCCCCGGCGCCACCAGCATCCCGCTGGAGATCGCGCCGTTCACGCTGGTCGGGGCCACGACGCGGTCCGGTTCGCTGACCGGTCCGCTGCGCGACCGGTTCGGCTTCACCGGCCAGATGGAGTTCTACAGCGACGCCGAACTGGAACTCGTCGCCCGCCGCGCCGCCACGATCCTCGACATCGACATCGACCGGGACGGCTGCGCGGAGATCGCCCGCCGGTCCCGCGGCACACCCCGGATCGCGAACCGGCTGCTGCGCCGGGTGCGCGACTACGCCGAGGTCCGGGCCGACGGCAAGGTCACGCGCAAGATCGCGCGTGCCGCGCTGGAGGTCTACGACGTCGACGAACTCGGCCTCGACCGGCTCGACCGCGCGGTGCTGACCGCGCTGGTCCGCTCCTTCGGCGGCGGCCCGGTCGGCGTGTCGACGCTGGCCGTCGCGGTGGGGGAAGAACCGACCACCGTCGAAGAGGTGTGTGAGCCTTACCTGGTCCGCGCCGGTATGCTCGCCCGCACTCCTCGCGGCCGGGTCGCCACAGCGGCCGCGTGGGAGCACCTCGGCCTGCCGGCCCCGGCCGGTGCCACGCGCGGCGATCAGGGCGGCCCGAACCTGTTCGACCAGGACTGA
- a CDS encoding DUF4262 domain-containing protein, which translates to MSRVTTSEADALTAEETELIQWIESQAQARGNAVIAVDGDENDAPFCFTACAWALHNVAEAVVIGLPGHMGPVLLDAYVDRAAAGEIFEVGKRYDDFFEGAPVVFERVAKGHYPEYFGSAFLIYPDGDFPALQLIVATPDGHFPWHPDAPEGFARYQPVLTESGDPESWTPGVDGP; encoded by the coding sequence ATGTCGCGCGTGACGACCTCCGAAGCCGATGCCCTCACCGCCGAAGAAACCGAACTGATCCAGTGGATCGAGTCGCAGGCGCAGGCGAGAGGGAACGCGGTCATCGCGGTCGACGGCGACGAGAACGACGCGCCCTTCTGCTTCACCGCGTGCGCCTGGGCGCTGCACAACGTGGCGGAAGCGGTCGTGATCGGACTGCCCGGGCACATGGGGCCGGTCCTTCTCGACGCCTACGTCGACCGTGCGGCCGCCGGCGAGATCTTCGAGGTCGGCAAGCGCTACGACGATTTCTTCGAGGGCGCGCCGGTGGTCTTCGAACGGGTCGCGAAGGGGCACTATCCCGAGTACTTCGGGAGCGCGTTCCTGATCTACCCGGACGGGGACTTCCCAGCGCTGCAACTGATCGTCGCCACGCCGGACGGCCACTTCCCGTGGCATCCGGACGCGCCCGAGGGCTTCGCGCGGTACCAGCCGGTACTGACCGAATCCGGTGACCCGGAGAGCTGGACCCCGGGCGTCGACGGCCCCTGA
- the ruvA gene encoding Holliday junction branch migration protein RuvA, translating into MISSVRGEILSIGLDHVVIEVGGVGFAVQATPATLATLRRGEQAMLHTALVVREDSLTLFGFADADARELFGLLQTVSGIGPRLALATLAVLDPDKLRSALVEGNITVLTQVPGIGRKGAERLTLELRDKVTALAGPTDGSPAVVAPGALRGEVVEALAGLGFPAKQAEQAVDKVLGEGDGHTTSSVLRAALATLGRKR; encoded by the coding sequence ATGATCTCCTCGGTACGCGGTGAAATCCTCTCCATCGGTCTCGACCACGTCGTGATCGAGGTCGGGGGAGTGGGCTTCGCCGTGCAGGCCACCCCCGCCACCCTCGCGACGCTTCGCCGCGGAGAGCAGGCGATGCTGCACACCGCGCTCGTGGTCCGTGAGGATTCCTTGACGCTGTTCGGTTTCGCCGACGCGGACGCCCGCGAACTGTTCGGTCTGCTGCAGACGGTCTCCGGGATCGGGCCGCGGCTCGCGCTGGCGACCCTCGCCGTCCTCGATCCCGACAAGCTGCGGTCCGCGCTGGTCGAAGGCAACATCACCGTGCTCACCCAGGTGCCCGGCATCGGCCGCAAGGGCGCCGAGCGGCTCACGCTCGAACTGCGCGACAAGGTCACCGCGCTCGCGGGCCCGACCGACGGGTCCCCGGCGGTCGTCGCGCCCGGTGCGCTGCGGGGGGAGGTCGTCGAGGCGCTCGCGGGCCTCGGCTTCCCGGCCAAGCAGGCCGAACAGGCCGTCGACAAGGTGCTCGGCGAGGGCGACGGCCACACGACGTCGTCCGTGCTGCGCGCCGCGTTGGCCACCCTCGGGCGTAAGCGGTAA
- the ruvC gene encoding crossover junction endodeoxyribonuclease RuvC, producing MRVLGVDPGLTRCGLGVVDGGTGRTVRPVAVDVVRTSPDADLAVRLLGISDAVERWMDRYKPEAVAVERVFAQHNVRTAMGTAQAGGVVALAAARRGLPVVFHTPSEVKAAVTGSGRADKAQVTGMVMRLLGLEVKPHPADAADALALAICHLWREPMRVRLAEAEARAAEIAKNHKARLAAAAKEAKAQGAAR from the coding sequence GTGCGGGTACTCGGGGTCGACCCCGGTCTGACCAGGTGCGGGCTCGGGGTGGTCGACGGCGGCACGGGCCGCACCGTCCGCCCGGTGGCCGTCGACGTCGTGCGGACCTCGCCGGACGCCGATCTCGCCGTGCGCCTGTTGGGGATCTCCGACGCGGTCGAGCGCTGGATGGATCGCTACAAACCCGAGGCCGTCGCCGTGGAGCGGGTTTTCGCGCAGCACAACGTGCGCACCGCGATGGGCACCGCGCAGGCGGGCGGCGTCGTCGCGCTCGCCGCGGCCCGGCGCGGGCTGCCGGTCGTGTTCCACACTCCGAGCGAGGTGAAGGCCGCCGTCACCGGCTCCGGTCGTGCGGACAAGGCACAGGTCACCGGTATGGTCATGCGGCTGCTCGGCCTCGAGGTCAAACCGCATCCGGCGGACGCCGCGGACGCGCTCGCGCTCGCCATCTGCCACTTGTGGCGCGAGCCGATGCGCGTCCGGCTCGCCGAAGCCGAGGCCAGGGCGGCCGAGATCGCCAAGAACCACAAGGCCAGGCTCGCCGCCGCGGCCAAAGAAGCGAAAGCGCAAGGAGCGGCTCGATGA
- a CDS encoding cupin domain-containing protein, whose translation MPSPDEFTAHLGLQPLPVEGGRWAQSWRDETASAIYYLLAPPETSAPHRLDRLEIYAHHAGAPVRMLLLFPGGRVSRPVLGPDVAAGQRPQVVVPAGVWQASVSTGEWSLVGTVVVPPYTDDSVEFRSAAALAAEWPDATEDLAPWLR comes from the coding sequence ATGCCGAGTCCCGACGAGTTCACCGCCCATCTGGGTCTTCAGCCGCTGCCCGTGGAGGGCGGCCGCTGGGCGCAGAGCTGGCGCGACGAAACCGCGTCCGCGATCTACTACCTGCTCGCGCCACCGGAAACCTCGGCGCCGCACCGGCTGGACCGCCTGGAGATCTACGCCCACCACGCCGGCGCGCCGGTGCGGATGCTGCTGCTGTTCCCCGGCGGACGTGTTTCGCGGCCGGTGCTGGGGCCGGACGTCGCGGCCGGTCAACGTCCGCAGGTGGTGGTGCCCGCCGGGGTCTGGCAGGCGTCGGTGAGTACCGGTGAGTGGAGCCTGGTCGGGACCGTGGTCGTGCCGCCTTATACGGACGACAGCGTGGAGTTCCGGTCGGCGGCCGCGTTGGCCGCCGAGTGGCCCGACGCGACGGAAGACCTGGCGCCCTGGCTTCGGTGA